In Sporichthyaceae bacterium, a genomic segment contains:
- a CDS encoding peroxiredoxin, whose amino-acid sequence MTLLIGDTAPDFEVDSTEGPIKFHEWIGDSWAVLFSHPKDFTPVCTTELGYMAKLKPEFDKRNVKIIGLSVDSTGDHEGWARDIEETQGTAPNYPLIGDNNFVVSKLYGMLPASTSGDAKVRTPADNMTVRNVFVIGPDKKVKLILVYPMSTGRNFDEVLRVIDSLQLTAKHSVSTPVNWQQGDDVIIAGSVNNEKAKEIFGTWKEPKPYIRIVPQPQ is encoded by the coding sequence GTGACTCTGCTCATCGGCGACACCGCGCCCGACTTCGAGGTGGACAGCACCGAGGGCCCGATCAAGTTCCACGAGTGGATCGGCGACTCGTGGGCCGTGCTGTTCTCCCACCCGAAGGACTTCACCCCGGTCTGCACCACCGAACTGGGCTACATGGCCAAGCTGAAGCCGGAGTTCGACAAGCGCAACGTGAAGATCATCGGCCTCTCGGTCGACTCGACCGGCGACCACGAGGGCTGGGCGCGCGACATCGAGGAGACCCAGGGCACCGCCCCGAACTACCCCCTGATCGGGGACAACAACTTCGTCGTCTCGAAGCTGTACGGGATGCTGCCCGCGAGCACCTCCGGCGACGCGAAGGTCCGCACGCCGGCCGACAACATGACCGTCCGGAACGTCTTCGTGATCGGCCCGGACAAGAAGGTCAAGCTGATCCTCGTCTATCCGATGAGCACCGGCCGCAACTTCGACGAGGTCCTGCGGGTCATCGACTCGCTCCAGCTCACCGCCAAGCACTCGGTGTCCACCCCGGTGAACTGGCAGCAGGGCGATGACGTGATCATCGCCGGCTCGGTGAACAACGAGAAGGCGAAGGAGATCTTCGGCACCTGGAAGGAGCCGAAGCCCTACATCCGGATCGTCCCGCAGCCGCAGTGA
- the ppc gene encoding phosphoenolpyruvate carboxylase — protein sequence MDVEAEDPYAALRADIRRVVGLLGETLARQEGADLLDLVESVRTTVRTDSAAAADLLGGLPPATAALLVRAFGSYFHLANVCEQVHRARELTRLRMEQGSWLDRAVDRVRAAGVDAAALANGISRLSVRPVFTAHPTEAARRSTLTKLAQIAELLDAEPVGPAEARRAEHRLTEAIELLWQTDELRLIRPEPIDEARNAVYYLAELARHSMPDLLEDMARSFADLGVDLAPTARPLTFGSWIGGDRDGNPNVSAQATRDVMVLGHEYGIAVALDVVDQLRQDLSQSSRMVPASPALRDRLAADLERLPEVAERHRRLNAEEPYRLALTCIRAKLANTRTRIARGAAPSPGRDYLGADELLEDLLLVRDSLVEHGAELVAHGRLEHGIRTIAAFGLHLATLDVREHADAHHAALGQLVDRLGEAPRPYLELPRADRTALLVAELTGRRPLAPTPPPLDDDGRRTYEAFVAIGDLLDRFGPAVVESYIVSMTTGVDDLLAAVVLAREAGLVDLTEGHARIGFVPLLETPTELAAAAEILDELLRIAPYRRLLELRGDVQEVMLGYSDSNKAGGITTAQWEIHRAQRALRDVAAAHGVRLRLFHGRGGSVGRGGGPSHEAILASPRGVLAGEIKVTEQGEVISDKYLLPALARENLELTVAAVIEATLLNRGPRQTPEELKNWDACMDLVSGAAHQAYLNFVEDPDLPAYFLAATPVELLGALNIGSRPSRRPDSGGGLGGLRAIPWVFGWTQSRQIVPGWFGVGSGLAAAREAGHGALLAQMNARWHFFANFLSNVEMTLAKTDLRIAAHYVEALVPAELSHLFEAIRAEYELTVRELLAVTGQEELVSRNPVLQRTLRIRDAYLDPLSYLQVSLLRGVRALPEGIDPDPSVQRALLLSANAIAVGLRNTG from the coding sequence ATGGACGTCGAAGCCGAGGATCCGTACGCCGCTTTGCGGGCCGACATTCGCCGCGTGGTCGGCCTGCTCGGCGAGACGTTGGCTCGCCAGGAGGGTGCCGATCTCCTGGACCTGGTCGAGTCGGTTCGCACGACCGTGCGCACCGACTCAGCGGCTGCGGCCGACCTGCTCGGCGGCCTGCCGCCGGCCACCGCCGCCCTGCTGGTCCGCGCGTTCGGCTCGTACTTCCACCTGGCCAATGTCTGCGAGCAGGTGCACCGGGCCCGGGAGCTCACCCGGCTGCGGATGGAACAGGGCAGTTGGCTGGACCGCGCGGTCGACCGGGTGCGCGCGGCCGGCGTCGACGCAGCGGCTCTGGCGAACGGGATCTCGCGGCTGTCGGTGCGGCCGGTGTTCACCGCCCACCCCACCGAGGCCGCGCGCCGCAGCACGCTGACGAAGCTGGCGCAGATCGCCGAACTGCTCGACGCGGAGCCGGTCGGACCGGCCGAGGCCCGCCGGGCCGAGCATCGCCTGACCGAGGCGATCGAACTGCTCTGGCAGACCGACGAACTGCGCCTGATACGACCGGAGCCGATCGACGAGGCCCGCAACGCGGTCTACTACCTGGCCGAACTGGCCCGCCATTCGATGCCCGATCTGCTCGAGGACATGGCGCGGAGCTTCGCCGACCTGGGCGTCGACCTGGCGCCGACGGCGCGGCCGTTGACGTTCGGCAGCTGGATCGGCGGCGACCGCGACGGCAACCCGAACGTCTCGGCCCAGGCCACCCGCGACGTGATGGTGCTCGGCCACGAGTACGGCATCGCGGTGGCGCTGGACGTCGTCGACCAGTTGCGCCAGGACCTGTCGCAGTCCAGCCGCATGGTGCCCGCGAGCCCGGCGCTGCGCGACCGGTTGGCCGCGGATCTGGAGCGGCTGCCGGAGGTCGCCGAGCGGCACCGGCGGCTGAACGCGGAGGAGCCGTACCGGCTGGCTCTGACCTGCATCCGCGCCAAGCTGGCCAACACCCGCACCCGCATCGCGCGCGGCGCGGCGCCGTCCCCGGGCCGGGACTACCTCGGTGCCGACGAACTGCTCGAGGACCTGCTGCTGGTTCGCGATTCCCTGGTGGAGCACGGTGCCGAACTGGTCGCTCACGGTCGGTTGGAGCACGGCATCCGCACGATCGCCGCGTTCGGCCTGCACCTGGCCACCCTTGATGTGCGCGAGCACGCCGATGCCCACCACGCCGCGCTGGGCCAACTGGTCGACCGGCTCGGTGAAGCGCCACGGCCCTACCTGGAGCTGCCGCGCGCGGACCGGACGGCCTTGCTGGTGGCCGAACTGACGGGCCGTCGGCCGTTGGCCCCGACCCCGCCGCCGCTGGACGACGACGGCCGGCGCACCTACGAGGCGTTCGTCGCGATCGGCGACCTGCTCGACCGTTTCGGCCCAGCGGTCGTGGAGTCCTACATCGTCTCGATGACCACCGGCGTCGACGACCTGCTCGCTGCCGTGGTGCTGGCCCGCGAGGCCGGCCTGGTCGATCTGACGGAGGGTCACGCTCGGATCGGGTTCGTGCCGTTGTTGGAGACGCCGACTGAACTGGCCGCCGCCGCGGAGATCCTCGACGAGTTGCTGCGCATCGCGCCCTACCGTCGGCTGCTCGAACTGCGCGGCGACGTTCAGGAGGTGATGCTCGGCTACAGCGACTCCAACAAGGCCGGCGGCATCACCACCGCCCAGTGGGAGATCCATCGCGCGCAGCGGGCGTTGCGGGACGTGGCCGCCGCGCACGGGGTCCGGCTGCGGTTGTTCCACGGCCGCGGCGGAAGCGTCGGCCGGGGCGGCGGACCGAGCCACGAGGCGATCCTGGCCTCGCCGCGCGGCGTGCTCGCCGGCGAGATCAAGGTGACCGAGCAGGGCGAGGTCATCTCCGACAAGTATCTGTTGCCCGCGTTGGCCCGGGAGAACCTGGAGCTGACGGTGGCCGCGGTCATCGAGGCGACGCTGCTCAACCGCGGCCCGCGGCAGACCCCGGAGGAGCTCAAGAACTGGGACGCCTGCATGGACCTGGTCTCGGGAGCCGCGCACCAGGCCTACCTGAATTTCGTCGAGGATCCGGACCTGCCCGCCTACTTCCTGGCCGCCACCCCGGTGGAACTGCTCGGCGCACTGAACATCGGCTCCCGGCCGTCCCGGCGTCCGGACTCCGGCGGTGGGCTCGGCGGACTGCGCGCGATCCCGTGGGTGTTCGGCTGGACGCAGTCGCGGCAGATCGTCCCGGGCTGGTTCGGTGTGGGCAGCGGGCTGGCCGCGGCGCGGGAGGCGGGCCACGGCGCCCTCCTGGCCCAGATGAATGCCCGCTGGCACTTCTTCGCGAACTTCCTGTCCAACGTCGAGATGACGCTGGCCAAGACCGACCTGCGGATCGCCGCGCACTACGTCGAGGCCCTGGTCCCGGCCGAGCTGAGTCACCTCTTCGAAGCGATCCGCGCGGAGTACGAACTGACGGTCCGTGAGCTGCTGGCCGTCACCGGACAGGAGGAGTTGGTGTCGCGGAACCCGGTGCTGCAACGCACCCTGCGGATCCGCGACGCCTACCTGGACCCGCTGTCCTACCTGCAGGTCTCGCTGCTGCGCGGGGTGCGGGCGTTGCCCGAGGGCATCGATCCGGACCCGAGCGTGCAACGGGCCCTGCTGCTGTCGGCCAACGCGATCGCGGTGGGCCTGCGCAACACCGGCTGA
- a CDS encoding TIGR03086 family metal-binding protein — protein MESSLALLAGADTRLAQLVDRLAVSDLAKPTPCVGWDVRAVLSHTLQSVEAFSSAVDGAGGPTESELFAGDDILGSDAAGVTKRIFERSHLAWSSIRDWDSTLTTVLGPLPAGQAIAIITFSTLVHSWDLAWALGERVEFTAAEATLAEAVGGRLVPAMREKGLYGPELHAPLQASATQRVVAFTGRSPV, from the coding sequence ATGGAGAGTTCCCTGGCCTTGCTGGCCGGTGCCGACACCCGCCTGGCGCAGCTGGTGGACCGCCTGGCGGTGAGCGACCTCGCCAAGCCGACCCCGTGCGTCGGCTGGGACGTGCGGGCGGTGCTCAGCCACACGCTGCAGTCGGTGGAGGCGTTCTCCAGCGCCGTCGACGGCGCGGGCGGCCCGACCGAGTCGGAGTTGTTCGCCGGCGACGACATCCTGGGCTCGGACGCGGCGGGGGTGACCAAGCGGATCTTCGAGCGCTCGCACCTGGCCTGGAGTTCGATCCGCGACTGGGACTCGACCCTGACCACGGTGCTCGGCCCGCTGCCGGCCGGTCAGGCGATCGCGATCATCACCTTCTCGACCCTGGTGCACAGCTGGGACCTGGCCTGGGCGTTGGGTGAGCGGGTCGAGTTCACTGCGGCCGAGGCGACGTTGGCCGAGGCCGTCGGCGGCCGGCTGGTCCCGGCGATGCGCGAGAAGGGCCTCTACGGGCCCGAGCTCCACGCGCCGTTGCAGGCCAGTGCCACCCAGCGGGTGGTCGCGTTCACCGGCCGGTCGCCGGTCTGA
- a CDS encoding glycerophosphodiester phosphodiesterase family protein, with protein MRVIVRSGRRLLGRGALTGLLAASAVIGTTAGTASAGTGQVFVVAHRGDTDDDPESTLPAFEDAIDAGADGIEFDVRYTRNGTAVAMHDATVGSTTNCTGSVASLTFTKLEKCDAGSWFGPAFAGTKVPTVNHSLLYIAKRSSTVKVFLHIKTKLTQSQANNLMKTVKADGMAGQVIFVVENDPNGHKLHNAGVPHDDLARMVHSAADWQRDYAILVPYGDADDTGLVTRALVAAAVSAGKLVLPVQGEPASLTQIITDGANGVYVNDLHAAMATLTADGLR; from the coding sequence GTGCGAGTCATCGTTCGTTCGGGGCGCCGGCTCCTCGGCCGCGGGGCCCTGACCGGGCTGCTGGCCGCAAGCGCGGTGATCGGCACCACGGCGGGCACGGCATCGGCCGGCACCGGCCAGGTGTTCGTCGTGGCGCACCGGGGCGACACCGACGACGACCCGGAGTCGACCCTGCCGGCTTTCGAGGACGCCATCGACGCCGGTGCCGACGGGATCGAGTTCGACGTCCGCTACACCAGGAACGGCACGGCGGTGGCAATGCACGACGCCACCGTGGGCAGCACCACGAACTGCACCGGGTCCGTGGCCTCGTTGACTTTCACGAAGCTCGAGAAATGCGACGCGGGTTCCTGGTTCGGCCCGGCGTTTGCCGGGACGAAGGTGCCGACCGTCAACCACAGCCTGCTCTACATCGCGAAGCGATCGAGCACCGTGAAGGTCTTCCTGCACATCAAGACGAAACTGACCCAAAGTCAGGCGAACAACTTGATGAAGACTGTGAAGGCCGACGGCATGGCCGGCCAAGTGATCTTCGTCGTGGAGAACGACCCCAACGGGCACAAGCTGCACAACGCCGGCGTGCCGCACGACGACCTGGCGCGGATGGTCCATTCCGCGGCCGACTGGCAGCGCGACTACGCGATCCTCGTGCCGTACGGCGACGCCGACGACACCGGCCTGGTGACCAGAGCACTGGTCGCCGCCGCCGTTTCCGCGGGCAAGTTGGTCCTGCCCGTCCAGGGCGAGCCGGCGTCGCTGACCCAGATCATCACCGACGGCGCGAACGGCGTTTACGTCAACGACCTGCACGCCGCGATGGCCACGCTCACCGCGGACGGCCTGCGCTGA
- a CDS encoding anti-sigma factor RsbA family regulatory protein, with the protein MPGTSHRPPPAGATVRIPRPRSSSPALIHEADFFNGTADMLTRTVPFLYEAVAGGEPALVMLHPERAAAVRAALGADADRITFLDKTAHHQPGSLIQIWQAFLAEHPQPWVRGIDEPLRAGARAAETAEAQFHERLIGDAFSGTGQGLLLRCLYDVDTFGPRELADARATHAVIGGELRNGYAEARVGPDLFTAGLPTPPPRAHREPFAGARSLAWARRQVLVRARLAGLPPERCYDLVMAVNELVTNAISHGGGNGLLSIWQEDGHLVCDIHDLGRRVDGSGRLVPSLTWRYGRGLWLVHSLCDLVQLRSSHAGTTARVHMALH; encoded by the coding sequence ATGCCCGGAACCTCACACCGACCTCCGCCGGCCGGCGCAACCGTCCGGATTCCACGCCCGCGGTCGAGCAGCCCGGCCCTGATTCACGAGGCGGACTTCTTCAACGGCACCGCCGACATGCTGACCCGAACCGTGCCGTTCCTGTACGAGGCCGTCGCCGGCGGCGAACCCGCCCTGGTCATGCTGCACCCGGAGCGGGCCGCCGCCGTCCGGGCCGCTTTGGGTGCCGACGCCGATCGCATCACCTTCCTCGACAAGACCGCGCACCACCAGCCGGGCAGTCTGATCCAGATCTGGCAGGCGTTCCTGGCCGAGCACCCGCAGCCGTGGGTCCGGGGCATCGACGAACCGCTGCGGGCCGGTGCCCGGGCGGCCGAGACCGCGGAGGCGCAGTTCCACGAGCGGCTGATCGGCGACGCCTTCTCCGGCACCGGCCAAGGTCTGTTGTTGCGGTGCCTGTACGACGTCGACACCTTCGGCCCCCGCGAACTCGCCGACGCCCGCGCCACCCACGCGGTCATCGGCGGCGAACTGCGCAACGGCTACGCCGAGGCGCGGGTCGGCCCGGACCTGTTCACCGCCGGACTGCCCACCCCCCCGCCGCGCGCGCACCGCGAGCCGTTCGCCGGGGCGCGCAGCCTGGCCTGGGCCCGCCGTCAGGTTCTGGTCCGCGCCCGACTGGCCGGGCTGCCGCCGGAGCGCTGCTACGACCTGGTCATGGCCGTGAACGAACTGGTCACGAACGCGATCTCGCACGGCGGCGGCAACGGGTTGCTGTCGATCTGGCAGGAGGACGGGCACCTGGTCTGCGACATCCACGACCTCGGCCGACGGGTGGACGGCTCCGGTCGGCTCGTGCCGAGCCTGACCTGGCGCTACGGCCGCGGGCTTTGGCTGGTCCACAGCCTGTGCGACCTGGTGCAGCTGCGTTCCTCGCACGCCGGGACGACCGCCCGGGTGCACATGGCCCTGCACTGA
- a CDS encoding CHAP domain-containing protein, whose product MQVRRPSCAIGLLTIALAMTPTGSTAAWADTRLCSGYDECRAGGYSDADYGSNSMNPYWNMVAGHNCTNYVAYRLVRAGLPNVRPPADPGQQNNHLDAWQWGEVYASRTDTTPEPGSVAWWATDAGKGAIGHVAWVESVNPDGSVTISEDSSSGHDFDWKTIPPGRGWPTGFIHFGAAAPSDAPAAVPPPAVAPMPRAEPMPRAEPAAPPVAVPRRPARPARSAATRHRARRQHAARPLGECSGAMAGAVCPRSGAEFGERGSLPS is encoded by the coding sequence ATGCAGGTGCGCCGGCCGAGTTGCGCGATCGGGTTGCTGACGATCGCGCTCGCGATGACCCCTACGGGCAGCACTGCGGCGTGGGCGGACACCCGCCTGTGCAGCGGTTACGACGAATGCCGTGCCGGCGGCTACTCCGACGCCGACTACGGCAGCAACTCGATGAATCCGTACTGGAACATGGTCGCCGGCCACAACTGCACCAATTACGTCGCTTACCGGCTCGTCCGCGCCGGTCTGCCCAACGTTCGCCCGCCGGCCGACCCGGGCCAACAGAACAACCACCTCGACGCCTGGCAGTGGGGCGAGGTCTACGCCAGCCGGACCGACACCACCCCGGAGCCGGGGTCGGTCGCCTGGTGGGCCACCGATGCCGGCAAGGGCGCGATCGGCCACGTCGCTTGGGTCGAGTCGGTGAACCCGGATGGCTCGGTGACGATCTCCGAGGACAGCTCGAGCGGCCACGACTTCGACTGGAAGACGATCCCGCCCGGTCGCGGCTGGCCCACCGGGTTCATCCACTTCGGCGCCGCCGCCCCGTCCGACGCCCCGGCCGCGGTCCCGCCGCCGGCCGTCGCGCCGATGCCGCGGGCCGAACCGATGCCGCGGGCCGAACCGGCCGCGCCTCCGGTCGCCGTGCCCCGTCGACCCGCTCGGCCGGCCCGATCCGCCGCGACGCGTCACCGAGCGCGGCGGCAGCATGCGGCGCGGCCGCTCGGGGAATGTTCCGGCGCCATGGCGGGTGCGGTGTGCCCAAGATCTGGTGCCGAGTTCGGGGAGCGTGGCAGCCTGCCCTCGTGA
- a CDS encoding NAD(P)/FAD-dependent oxidoreductase, translating to MSQQAGHHVVIIGSGFGGLFAARSLRKSRVDVTLIGRTSHHLFQPLLYQVATGVLSQGEIAPATREILSRQRNSRVMLGEVVDIDLAERTVTANTPIGTFRTSYDSLIVAAGAGQSYFGNDHFADYAPGMKSIDDALELRGRIFGAFERAEVAGDEESQRRLLTFVVVGAGPTGVEMAGQIAELAHRTLPRDFRRIDPSQARIVLVDAVDSVLAGFGPKLSRKAAHRLEEMGVELALGQKVVDLDAEGVVFEDHSGKRTRIESYCKVWAAGVAASPLGRALSEQSGAGLDRAGRIKVLPDLTLPGHPEVFVVGDMIALDDLPGVAQVAMQGAKHAAAAIDRAARGRPEAKPFKYHDKGSMATVSRFNAVAVIGKIKLSGFIAWLMWLVIHLIYLVGFKNRLTTLLRWTISFVGRGRSERTVTAQQIQGRVALERLKKVDSTPWELRPVGAGGGDRGKSSGRS from the coding sequence ATGTCGCAACAGGCGGGTCACCACGTAGTCATCATCGGCTCCGGCTTCGGGGGCCTGTTCGCCGCGCGTTCGTTACGCAAGTCCCGGGTCGACGTCACGTTGATCGGGCGTACCAGTCACCACTTGTTCCAGCCCCTGCTGTACCAGGTCGCCACCGGGGTGCTGTCCCAGGGCGAGATCGCCCCCGCCACCCGGGAGATCCTCAGCCGCCAGCGCAACTCCCGGGTCATGCTCGGCGAGGTCGTCGACATCGACCTGGCCGAACGCACCGTGACGGCCAACACCCCGATCGGCACCTTCCGGACCTCCTACGACTCCCTGATCGTGGCCGCCGGTGCAGGGCAGTCCTACTTCGGCAACGACCACTTCGCCGACTACGCGCCGGGCATGAAGTCCATCGACGACGCCCTGGAGTTGCGCGGCCGGATCTTCGGCGCGTTCGAACGGGCCGAGGTCGCCGGCGACGAGGAGTCGCAGCGACGCCTGCTCACGTTCGTGGTCGTCGGCGCCGGGCCGACCGGGGTCGAGATGGCCGGGCAGATCGCCGAGCTCGCGCACCGGACGCTGCCCCGCGACTTCCGCCGCATCGACCCGTCACAGGCGCGGATCGTGCTGGTCGACGCCGTGGACTCGGTGCTGGCAGGCTTCGGCCCCAAGCTGTCCCGGAAGGCCGCCCACCGGCTGGAGGAGATGGGCGTCGAGCTCGCGCTCGGGCAGAAGGTAGTCGACCTCGACGCCGAGGGCGTGGTGTTCGAGGACCACTCCGGCAAGCGGACGCGCATCGAGTCGTACTGCAAGGTCTGGGCCGCGGGCGTCGCGGCATCGCCGCTGGGTCGTGCGCTGTCCGAACAGTCCGGTGCCGGCCTGGACCGGGCCGGCCGGATCAAGGTCCTGCCCGACCTCACGCTGCCGGGGCATCCCGAGGTTTTCGTGGTCGGCGACATGATCGCGCTGGACGACCTGCCGGGCGTCGCGCAGGTAGCGATGCAGGGCGCCAAGCACGCCGCCGCGGCGATCGACCGGGCGGCCCGCGGGCGCCCGGAGGCCAAGCCGTTCAAGTACCACGACAAGGGCAGCATGGCGACGGTCTCGCGCTTCAACGCGGTGGCCGTGATCGGGAAGATCAAGCTCTCCGGCTTCATCGCTTGGCTGATGTGGCTGGTAATTCACCTGATCTACCTGGTCGGGTTCAAGAACCGGCTGACGACGTTGCTGCGGTGGACGATCAGTTTCGTCGGCCGTGGTCGCTCCGAGCGCACGGTCACCGCGCAGCAGATCCAGGGCCGGGTGGCCCTGGAACGGCTCAAGAAGGTCGACTCGACGCCGTGGGAGCTGCGGCCGGTCGGCGCCGGTGGCGGCGATCGGGGGAAGTCGAGCGGTCGCTCCTGA
- a CDS encoding cupin domain-containing protein produces the protein MGHLPKPPTMKGPAEWFTGEVWIDPIFQGKDPARAQVLAVRFTPAARTAWHCHVLGQTLYVTEGRGLIQSRGAAIAELRPGDIVRAEPEEWHWHGAAADHFMTHLSITEAPYDTSNSEMTWGAHVTDAEYSGH, from the coding sequence GTGGGTCACCTGCCCAAGCCGCCGACGATGAAGGGCCCCGCCGAGTGGTTCACCGGCGAGGTGTGGATCGACCCGATCTTCCAAGGCAAGGATCCGGCCCGGGCCCAGGTGCTGGCCGTCCGGTTCACCCCGGCCGCGCGCACTGCCTGGCACTGCCACGTGCTCGGGCAGACCCTCTACGTCACCGAAGGGCGAGGGCTGATCCAGTCGCGCGGCGCCGCGATCGCCGAACTCCGGCCTGGCGACATCGTGCGCGCCGAGCCGGAGGAGTGGCACTGGCACGGCGCGGCTGCCGACCACTTCATGACCCACCTGTCGATCACCGAGGCGCCCTACGACACCTCGAACTCGGAGATGACCTGGGGCGCCCACGTCACCGACGCGGAGTACTCCGGGCACTGA
- a CDS encoding CGNR zinc finger domain-containing protein, with protein sequence MEFPLFGQTVAVDLVNTLWAQGGRIVDALDSVGGANRWLVAVADNRLSDGTTLQEAAGAVAVRLRDEPFRAALAELRDQARDVLIAGANARRPTARSLDAVNRSAAAAPSRLQARVDAQGGWSLQRLRQPPLSIAVLAALAEDVLATAALGTGLIECTTPNCLGVFVQDDPRRHYCSPACANRARVARHYARTHGGADPAS encoded by the coding sequence GTGGAGTTCCCACTGTTCGGTCAGACCGTCGCCGTCGACCTGGTGAACACGCTCTGGGCGCAGGGCGGCCGGATCGTAGACGCGCTGGACTCGGTGGGCGGAGCCAACCGGTGGTTGGTCGCCGTGGCCGACAACCGGTTGTCCGACGGCACCACGCTGCAGGAGGCCGCCGGGGCCGTGGCGGTCCGGCTGCGGGACGAACCGTTCCGTGCCGCTTTGGCCGAACTCCGCGACCAGGCCCGCGACGTGCTGATCGCCGGGGCCAACGCGCGGCGCCCGACAGCCCGGTCGCTGGACGCGGTCAATCGCAGCGCCGCCGCGGCGCCCAGTCGGCTGCAGGCTCGGGTCGATGCCCAGGGCGGGTGGAGCCTGCAGCGTCTGCGCCAGCCACCGCTGTCGATCGCCGTGCTCGCGGCACTGGCCGAGGACGTCCTGGCCACGGCCGCGCTGGGCACCGGCCTGATCGAGTGCACCACCCCGAACTGCCTCGGGGTCTTCGTGCAGGACGACCCGCGGCGCCACTACTGCTCACCGGCCTGCGCGAACCGGGCTCGCGTGGCCCGGCACTACGCCCGCACCCACGGCGGGGCGGACCCCGCCTCCTGA
- a CDS encoding TMEM165/GDT1 family protein, producing the protein MIDPETAAVAGLGAWVDFAVVATVFGLIFVAELPDKTAISALVLGSKYPGSWVFTGVAAAFAVHVVIAVAAGSAISLLPHRPVAGIVGALFLLGAILLWREVGSEDEDEDEEPAGLTEPAAGFARVAAMAFGVIFVAEFGDLTQILCANLAAKYGSPLSVGLGSVLGLWAVGLLAILGGKTLLRVLPVATIARIAAVIMAGLAFYEILDAIR; encoded by the coding sequence ATGATCGACCCCGAGACCGCCGCGGTGGCGGGCCTGGGGGCTTGGGTGGACTTCGCTGTCGTCGCAACGGTATTCGGGCTGATCTTCGTGGCCGAACTGCCGGACAAGACCGCGATCTCCGCACTGGTGCTGGGCTCGAAGTACCCGGGGTCGTGGGTGTTCACAGGTGTGGCCGCGGCGTTCGCGGTCCACGTGGTGATCGCGGTGGCGGCGGGCTCGGCGATCTCGCTGCTGCCCCACCGTCCCGTGGCCGGGATCGTCGGCGCCCTGTTCCTGCTCGGGGCGATCCTGCTGTGGCGGGAGGTCGGCAGCGAGGACGAGGACGAGGACGAGGAACCTGCCGGCCTGACCGAACCGGCGGCCGGTTTCGCACGCGTCGCGGCGATGGCCTTCGGCGTCATCTTCGTGGCCGAGTTCGGCGATCTGACCCAGATCCTCTGCGCGAACCTGGCCGCCAAGTACGGCAGTCCGTTGAGTGTGGGCCTCGGTTCGGTGCTGGGGCTCTGGGCGGTCGGGTTGTTGGCGATCCTCGGTGGGAAGACGTTGCTGCGGGTGCTGCCGGTCGCGACGATCGCCCGGATCGCGGCGGTGATCATGGCCGGCCTCGCGTTCTACGAGATCCTCGACGCCATTCGCTGA